The following proteins are encoded in a genomic region of Dyadobacter sp. UC 10:
- the treY gene encoding malto-oligosyltrehalose synthase, which yields MNYPSSTYRIQFNPEFSFDDFEKRIPYFQKLGVGTIYASPILESTPGSTHGYDGVDPAAIDPELGSLEQLRKISEKLKEAGITWLQDIVPNHMAFHSENPWLMDVLEKGQQSQYASFFDIAWNNRMFHGKIMVPFLTRDLSEVIESNGLQLDYADDRLIMQYESAVFPLNLRSYVSILSYSPENQPQSVQQLLSQLKEINEVEEPRAFSERFNELKLQLASLVKTEQVGAHLKQALGYFNNDPAKLREIVDQQTYALCHWQTTEEKINFRRFFTVNGLICLNMQYDEVFDAYHQLVRQLVTEGVVQGLRIDHIDGLFDPASYLQKLRAAVGHDTYIIAEKILEKEEELPAGWPIEGTTGYEFLAMVNNLFTNAGSLNAFDTFYQSITQLDKSVHDQLLSKKSEILYGHMGGELENLYQLFVELQLASGEELEQSGKEDLKVFVGELLIHCPVYRYYGNQMPLPETDQKALKGLIEEVLKFHPNLKMPARLFEECMIVRPNQADEEYRSRALEFYQRCMQFSGPLMAKGGEDTLMYTNHRFIGHNEVGDFPDRFGVPVKEFHAYMRNRQQHWPMALNATSTHDTKRGEDVRARLNVLTDLGEVWIGKVREWREMNAGLKKGGPDLNDEYLIYQTIVGAYPMPGEDEEDFLARLKEYLQKALREGKVNSTWSEPNEAYEQEVKDFVTQILKQESPFYQNFKAFLNEIADYGIINSLAQLMLKFTCPGVPDVYQGCELWDLSLVDPDNRRPVDYAKRADWLQDLEDKKPEEIARSLWENRYSAQIKLWLTNHLFKLRADKSLLFTKGEYIPLKTRGEYKQHLMAFARKSKKDFYVVVIPLHIATLCREQETSFFDLDWKDTSVVLPDSLSPDWEDILGGRELELQGKLLPKEVFGAMPVAILKGTKLDNERKAGVLLHISSLPSPYGIGDLGPEAFAFADFLNRSDQKVWQILPLNPTEASQANSPYSALSSRAGNPLLISPDMLVTEGLLDGEWLAKYQQEPSAKTDFNKADLIKTELLKKAFEAYTNKSDDEEKKSFDVFCRNNTEWLPDFALYVALKRKHSGAPWYEWPEQFRSRDQDAVAEVEKDDKGLIDFVKWQQYIFDKQWKNLRTYCNQLDINMLGDIPFYVSYDSADVWANRQFFCVDESGKISGIAGVPPDAFSEDGQLWGMPVFNWPELEKQGYQWWIDRLAKNIELFDLVRLDHFRAFADYWEVPGGEKTAVNGTWKTGPDADFFQKIEAALGKLPFIAEDLGEISPEVYKLRDKFSLPGMKVLQFAFDENMPQSDHIPHNYSANFIAYTGTHDNNTVKGWFEQTAQEGVKQRLEAYIGKEVTAENAYREMARLVYASVAKVAMLPMQDVLNLDESAKMNLPGSNAENWAWRLLPGQISDEHGQFLAELTVLFNRD from the coding sequence ATGAACTATCCTTCATCTACCTACCGCATTCAATTTAATCCCGAATTTTCATTTGACGACTTCGAAAAACGGATACCCTATTTTCAAAAACTCGGTGTCGGCACCATCTACGCATCTCCTATTCTCGAATCGACACCGGGCAGTACACATGGTTACGATGGCGTTGATCCCGCAGCAATTGACCCTGAATTAGGCTCTCTGGAGCAGCTTCGGAAAATAAGTGAAAAATTAAAAGAGGCCGGAATCACCTGGCTGCAGGATATTGTGCCTAATCACATGGCTTTTCATTCCGAAAACCCGTGGCTGATGGACGTGCTCGAAAAAGGGCAACAATCTCAATACGCCTCTTTTTTTGATATAGCCTGGAACAACAGGATGTTTCATGGAAAGATCATGGTGCCCTTTCTGACCAGGGACCTCAGCGAAGTGATTGAAAGTAACGGGCTGCAGCTTGATTATGCCGACGATAGACTAATCATGCAATATGAAAGCGCCGTTTTTCCGCTGAATCTCAGGTCTTATGTGAGCATTCTTTCGTATTCTCCTGAAAACCAGCCGCAGTCAGTTCAGCAGCTGCTTAGCCAGTTGAAGGAAATCAATGAGGTGGAGGAGCCGAGGGCCTTTTCGGAAAGGTTCAATGAGCTGAAACTGCAATTGGCTTCGCTGGTAAAGACAGAGCAGGTAGGAGCCCATCTTAAACAGGCACTTGGATATTTCAACAATGATCCGGCGAAGCTGCGGGAAATAGTCGACCAGCAGACTTATGCACTTTGCCACTGGCAGACCACCGAGGAGAAAATCAATTTTCGTCGGTTTTTCACGGTCAATGGCCTCATTTGCCTCAATATGCAATATGACGAGGTTTTTGATGCCTACCATCAGCTGGTCAGACAACTGGTGACCGAGGGCGTAGTGCAAGGCTTGCGCATTGATCATATCGACGGACTTTTTGATCCGGCTTCCTACCTTCAAAAGCTTAGGGCAGCAGTTGGCCACGATACCTATATTATTGCAGAAAAAATTCTTGAAAAGGAAGAAGAGCTGCCTGCCGGGTGGCCGATTGAAGGTACTACGGGCTATGAGTTCCTGGCAATGGTCAATAACCTCTTCACCAATGCGGGCTCGCTCAATGCATTTGATACTTTCTATCAATCGATCACGCAGTTGGACAAGTCTGTTCACGATCAGTTGCTTAGTAAGAAATCAGAGATTCTCTACGGGCACATGGGCGGCGAGCTGGAAAATCTTTACCAGCTCTTTGTCGAGCTGCAACTTGCCAGCGGCGAGGAGCTGGAACAATCGGGAAAGGAAGATCTCAAAGTATTTGTCGGTGAATTGCTGATTCATTGTCCTGTATACAGGTACTACGGAAATCAGATGCCGCTTCCGGAAACGGATCAAAAAGCTTTGAAAGGGCTGATTGAAGAAGTTCTGAAATTTCATCCCAACCTGAAAATGCCCGCCAGGTTATTCGAAGAGTGTATGATAGTCCGACCTAATCAGGCTGACGAAGAGTACCGGAGCAGGGCCCTTGAATTTTACCAGCGATGCATGCAGTTTTCGGGGCCGCTGATGGCGAAGGGTGGGGAAGATACCTTAATGTATACCAATCACCGCTTCATCGGGCACAATGAAGTAGGCGATTTTCCGGATCGTTTTGGCGTGCCCGTCAAGGAATTCCATGCTTACATGCGTAACCGGCAACAACACTGGCCGATGGCGCTGAACGCGACTTCGACCCACGATACCAAGCGAGGGGAGGACGTCAGGGCGAGGCTCAATGTGCTGACTGATCTGGGAGAGGTCTGGATCGGGAAGGTCAGGGAATGGAGGGAAATGAATGCCGGTCTCAAAAAAGGCGGGCCTGATTTAAATGACGAATACCTTATTTATCAAACCATTGTGGGCGCTTACCCAATGCCCGGGGAAGACGAGGAGGATTTTCTGGCCCGCCTAAAAGAATATCTTCAAAAAGCCCTGCGGGAGGGAAAAGTCAATTCTACATGGTCAGAGCCAAATGAAGCTTACGAACAGGAGGTCAAGGATTTTGTAACCCAGATTTTAAAACAAGAAAGTCCCTTTTACCAGAATTTCAAGGCTTTTTTAAATGAAATAGCTGACTACGGAATCATTAATTCGCTTGCTCAGCTGATGCTCAAATTCACATGCCCGGGCGTGCCGGATGTGTACCAGGGCTGCGAGTTGTGGGATCTGAGTCTGGTCGATCCGGATAACCGCCGGCCTGTCGATTATGCCAAACGTGCAGATTGGTTGCAGGATTTGGAGGATAAAAAGCCCGAAGAAATCGCCCGGAGCTTGTGGGAAAACCGTTACAGCGCACAGATTAAGTTGTGGCTGACGAATCATCTTTTTAAGCTGAGAGCTGATAAAAGCCTCCTTTTTACAAAGGGAGAATATATTCCGCTCAAAACGCGCGGCGAATACAAGCAGCATTTAATGGCTTTTGCCAGAAAAAGCAAAAAAGACTTTTACGTGGTAGTGATCCCGTTGCACATCGCAACACTGTGCAGGGAGCAGGAAACCAGCTTTTTTGACCTGGATTGGAAAGACACGAGTGTGGTTTTGCCGGATAGTCTTTCACCGGATTGGGAGGATATTTTGGGGGGTAGGGAGCTGGAATTACAGGGAAAGCTTCTGCCCAAAGAGGTATTTGGGGCAATGCCGGTGGCGATCTTAAAGGGTACCAAGCTGGATAATGAGCGAAAAGCGGGGGTGTTATTGCACATCAGCTCCCTGCCTTCGCCTTACGGAATTGGTGATCTCGGCCCCGAAGCATTTGCCTTTGCCGATTTTCTGAACCGCAGCGATCAGAAGGTTTGGCAGATATTACCGTTAAACCCGACCGAAGCATCTCAGGCCAATTCACCTTACAGCGCTTTGTCCAGCAGGGCCGGTAATCCGCTCCTTATCAGTCCTGATATGCTTGTTACGGAAGGTTTGCTGGATGGAGAATGGCTAGCGAAATATCAGCAGGAACCTTCTGCGAAGACAGATTTCAATAAAGCGGACCTGATCAAGACGGAGCTGCTGAAAAAGGCTTTCGAAGCTTACACGAATAAAAGCGATGATGAGGAAAAGAAATCGTTTGATGTTTTTTGCAGGAATAATACCGAATGGCTGCCTGATTTTGCATTATATGTCGCATTAAAAAGGAAGCATAGCGGCGCCCCATGGTACGAGTGGCCCGAGCAGTTCCGGAGCCGGGACCAGGATGCTGTCGCAGAGGTTGAAAAGGATGATAAGGGGCTGATCGATTTTGTGAAATGGCAGCAATATATATTTGATAAACAGTGGAAAAATCTGAGAACTTATTGTAATCAACTGGATATCAATATGCTTGGTGATATTCCTTTTTATGTAAGCTACGATTCAGCGGATGTTTGGGCCAACCGGCAGTTTTTTTGTGTAGACGAATCGGGGAAAATTTCCGGTATCGCCGGTGTGCCGCCGGATGCATTTTCAGAGGATGGCCAGCTATGGGGGATGCCGGTTTTCAATTGGCCGGAACTTGAAAAACAAGGATACCAATGGTGGATTGACCGTTTGGCCAAGAATATAGAGCTTTTTGATCTTGTCAGACTGGATCATTTCCGTGCATTTGCAGATTATTGGGAAGTACCTGGCGGCGAAAAAACTGCGGTTAATGGAACCTGGAAGACGGGGCCCGACGCGGATTTCTTCCAGAAGATAGAGGCCGCACTGGGCAAGCTTCCGTTTATCGCAGAAGACCTGGGAGAAATCAGCCCCGAAGTTTACAAACTCCGCGACAAATTTTCCCTGCCCGGTATGAAGGTATTGCAGTTTGCATTTGACGAAAATATGCCGCAATCGGATCATATTCCGCATAATTATTCGGCCAACTTCATCGCTTACACGGGGACGCACGATAACAATACAGTCAAAGGATGGTTTGAGCAAACGGCACAGGAAGGTGTTAAGCAGCGTTTAGAAGCCTATATCGGTAAAGAGGTGACAGCAGAAAATGCCTACCGCGAAATGGCGCGCCTGGTATATGCTTCGGTAGCGAAAGTTGCTATGCTGCCGATGCAGGATGTTTTGAACCTGGATGAAAGTGCTAAAATGAACCTGCCCGGTTCCAATGCTGAAAACTGGGCCTGGCGCCTGCTACCGGGACAGATAAGTGACGAACACGGGCAATTTCTCGCCGAACTGACAGTATTGTTCAATCGTGACTAG
- a CDS encoding response regulator has protein sequence MEFIIIDDSKFDLFTQEKLLLRSGLATRVRAFVSPQEAIDYLEGQTARIPLTVVLLDLQMPGLNGFEFAERYAQIDEAIRARIRLYMISSTVDANDIIRAENDPYIIRLLPKPLDISLLKSMIAG, from the coding sequence ATGGAATTTATTATTATTGATGACAGCAAATTCGACCTGTTTACGCAGGAAAAGCTGCTTTTGAGAAGCGGTCTGGCTACGCGTGTGCGAGCCTTCGTTTCTCCACAAGAGGCGATCGATTATCTCGAAGGGCAAACTGCCCGGATTCCGCTGACAGTGGTTCTGCTCGACCTGCAAATGCCCGGTTTGAATGGTTTCGAATTTGCGGAGCGTTACGCGCAGATCGACGAAGCGATCCGGGCGCGTATCCGGCTTTACATGATCTCCTCCACGGTGGATGCGAACGACATAATCAGAGCTGAAAACGATCCTTACATTATCCGGCTACTTCCGAAGCCACTGGATATATCGTTATTAAAATCGATGATAGCCGGGTAA